One region of Fusobacterium sp. DD2 genomic DNA includes:
- the kdsB gene encoding 3-deoxy-manno-octulosonate cytidylyltransferase: MKFLGVIPSRYASTRLEGKPLKDICGHTMIEWVYKRTKMSNLDEVVVATDDERIFKEVEKFGGKAILTRKDHENGTSRIAEVCEKITDYDVIVNVQGDEPLIEPDMINSIIDSFKEDDSIAMSTLKYKIDTMEEIENPNYVKVITDKKGYALYFSRSVIPYPRKMDLKNYYKHVGIYGYKRDFVIEYAKMEPTPLEKSESLEQLRALENGYKIKVMETPYKIIGVDTQEELEKVREYVIKHKLKID; this comes from the coding sequence ATGAAATTTTTAGGAGTAATCCCTTCTAGATATGCCTCTACAAGGCTTGAAGGAAAACCGCTAAAAGATATTTGCGGACATACAATGATAGAATGGGTGTATAAAAGAACCAAGATGTCAAATCTTGATGAAGTGGTTGTTGCTACTGATGATGAAAGAATATTTAAAGAAGTTGAAAAATTTGGCGGAAAGGCAATTTTAACAAGAAAAGACCATGAAAATGGTACAAGCAGAATAGCAGAAGTATGTGAAAAAATTACTGATTATGATGTAATAGTAAATGTTCAAGGAGATGAACCTTTAATAGAACCTGATATGATTAATTCAATAATAGATTCTTTTAAAGAGGATGACTCAATAGCTATGAGTACATTAAAGTATAAGATAGATACAATGGAAGAGATAGAAAATCCAAATTATGTTAAGGTTATAACTGATAAAAAAGGGTATGCTCTTTATTTTTCCAGAAGTGTAATACCTTATCCTAGAAAAATGGATTTGAAAAACTATTATAAACATGTTGGAATATATGGGTATAAGAGAGATTTTGTAATAGAATATGCGAAAATGGAGCCAACTCCACTTGAGAAATCAGAATCTCTTGAGCAGTTGAGAGCTTTAGAAAATGGTTACAAAATAAAAGTAATGGAAACACCATATAAAATAAT